A single genomic interval of Deltaproteobacteria bacterium harbors:
- a CDS encoding B12-binding domain-containing radical SAM protein, producing MRILLIKSGNTGARATGITPPLGLMYIASYARTYRNDDVRIFDIRFHKQYLDDIENIISSYKPDIVGISALTLEAPAMFQIAQLIKTIDKSLPVIAGGPHTSSVPEEVIQNNNIDIAVIGEGEITFKEILDAFEGDKALRNIDGICFRADNETVISRLKMNLPQMQNLRQRSIAVDTITMDEVTTVVRTSGRQYLQELDSLPFPAWDLIEIKSYAKHGSMSNVGMRPYMVVFTSRGCPFHCTYCHNIFGKRFRARSVSNVIKEMEILLGVYNINDFEIIDDISNFDKERLKTICNEIIDKNLKVRLSFPNGVRTDLLDEETIHLLKRAGTAEISIAVETASLRLQKLIKKNLNLEKVRKIIDIAARERIFLRGFFMIGFPTETEDELRATIDFACKSKLHIAFFFVLNPFKGTEIIDQIRSAGKQLPDINLESFDYMANPFNPSAVNDKKFHRLYVRAYIRFYSNPIRILRILRDKPMYNDLFIRFLNLFRNYIPAPSGNKKLKARDKDV from the coding sequence ATGAGAATCCTATTGATAAAAAGCGGAAACACAGGAGCCCGTGCTACAGGCATTACTCCTCCCCTTGGATTGATGTATATAGCCTCTTATGCAAGGACATACAGAAATGATGATGTAAGGATCTTTGATATAAGGTTTCATAAGCAATATCTTGATGATATAGAAAATATTATATCCAGCTATAAACCCGATATTGTCGGTATAAGTGCATTGACCCTTGAGGCACCTGCTATGTTCCAAATTGCGCAGCTTATTAAGACAATTGATAAAAGTTTGCCTGTTATTGCCGGTGGACCCCATACCAGTTCTGTTCCTGAAGAGGTAATACAAAATAATAATATAGATATAGCTGTCATAGGTGAAGGAGAGATCACATTTAAGGAAATTCTTGATGCTTTTGAGGGAGATAAGGCATTAAGGAATATCGATGGTATTTGTTTCAGAGCAGACAATGAAACAGTAATTTCAAGATTGAAAATGAATCTTCCACAGATGCAAAACCTTAGACAGCGCTCAATAGCTGTTGATACTATAACAATGGATGAAGTGACTACTGTGGTAAGGACAAGCGGCAGACAATATCTTCAGGAGCTCGATTCATTACCTTTTCCTGCATGGGACCTTATTGAAATAAAAAGCTATGCAAAGCATGGAAGTATGAGTAATGTAGGGATGCGTCCATATATGGTTGTTTTCACATCCCGGGGCTGTCCGTTCCATTGCACATACTGCCACAATATCTTCGGAAAACGATTCAGGGCAAGGTCTGTCAGTAATGTGATTAAAGAAATGGAGATATTACTAGGCGTATATAATATCAATGACTTCGAAATTATAGATGATATATCAAACTTTGACAAAGAAAGATTAAAGACAATCTGCAATGAGATTATAGATAAGAACTTGAAAGTCCGATTGTCATTTCCCAATGGTGTACGGACAGATCTGCTGGATGAAGAAACCATTCATCTCCTAAAAAGAGCAGGGACGGCAGAAATAAGTATAGCAGTGGAAACGGCTTCATTAAGACTGCAAAAACTTATTAAGAAAAATCTTAATCTTGAAAAGGTAAGAAAGATAATAGATATAGCAGCCCGTGAGCGTATCTTTTTGAGAGGGTTTTTTATGATTGGATTTCCAACTGAAACTGAGGACGAATTGAGAGCAACGATAGATTTTGCCTGTAAATCAAAGTTGCATATTGCATTCTTTTTTGTTTTAAATCCATTTAAAGGTACAGAAATTATTGATCAGATACGGAGCGCCGGTAAGCAATTACCGGATATTAATCTTGAGAGTTTTGATTATATGGCAAACCCCTTTAATCCAAGTGCCGTAAATGATAAAAAATTTCACCGGTTGTATGTGCGGGCTTATATAAGGTTTTATTCAAATCCTATAAGGATACTAAGAATATTAAGAGATAAACCCATGTACAACGACTTATTTATAAGGTTCTTAAATTTGTTTAGAAATTACATTCCTGCGCCTTCAGGCAATAAAAAGTTAAAAGCCAGAGATAAAGATGTTTAA
- a CDS encoding B12-binding domain-containing radical SAM protein, translating to MKVLLINPTDWQMLFVDAPKYMRHADSTTRLPSLGLLYIASYLLAHTDHDVKILDAQLYDLSYDAIEQEIRAYMPDVVGISAYTLNLLDTLEVARRTKLINQNTFVVLGGPHAYIYPAQTAMLPYIDAVVPGEGEIVMTELVEVIANGMPLKNVRGTYLNNNGTLIVTPPRSLIENLDALPFPARKLAPLEAYKFVSDTNAFSTTMISSRGCRFKCTFCDVPFRSIRSRSPENIIMEISECANMGYKEINFYDDNFNFSEERVRSICEGIITRGIPIRFGIRARADKINPEILQLLYRAGCRRINFGVEAGDDETLKYLRKGITTKMVRNSVKLTKDAGIEVVTYFILAIPGRAKEVSLRTIDFAIELDPDYAQFMYMVLLPGTELYTNAIKNGIIHDFYMDFAVHPGKHNLKAYWENPLSYEEAINLLKLANKRFYLRPSYIWKQLRKVSSLTELFRKGHAAFDIFSYALFNK from the coding sequence ATGAAGGTATTACTAATAAATCCAACAGATTGGCAGATGCTGTTTGTAGATGCGCCCAAGTATATGCGACATGCTGACTCAACTACTCGATTACCTTCATTAGGTTTATTGTATATTGCATCCTATCTGCTGGCTCATACCGATCACGATGTAAAAATACTTGATGCTCAATTATATGATCTTTCTTATGATGCTATTGAACAAGAAATCAGAGCATACATGCCTGATGTTGTTGGTATAAGTGCATATACGCTTAACTTACTTGATACTCTTGAAGTGGCACGAAGGACTAAATTAATAAACCAGAATACTTTTGTGGTATTAGGAGGCCCACACGCATATATATATCCAGCTCAAACAGCTATGTTGCCTTATATAGATGCCGTTGTTCCAGGAGAAGGTGAGATAGTAATGACAGAACTCGTTGAAGTTATTGCAAATGGTATGCCTCTTAAAAACGTTCGAGGTACATATCTTAACAACAATGGTACTCTAATAGTTACACCACCAAGGTCATTGATTGAAAACCTCGATGCATTGCCCTTCCCTGCGCGTAAGCTTGCCCCGTTGGAGGCTTATAAATTTGTTTCTGATACAAATGCATTTTCTACAACAATGATATCAAGCCGCGGTTGCAGATTTAAATGTACCTTTTGTGATGTTCCCTTTCGCTCAATTAGATCACGATCCCCGGAAAATATTATAATGGAAATATCAGAATGTGCGAACATGGGATACAAAGAAATTAACTTTTATGACGATAATTTTAATTTCAGCGAGGAAAGAGTACGATCTATATGTGAAGGAATTATTACCCGTGGTATACCAATACGCTTTGGCATTCGGGCAAGGGCTGATAAGATTAATCCAGAAATACTTCAATTATTATATCGTGCAGGATGCCGCAGAATTAATTTTGGAGTTGAAGCTGGCGACGATGAAACATTAAAATATTTAAGGAAAGGCATTACTACTAAGATGGTCCGCAATTCTGTCAAACTTACCAAAGATGCAGGCATAGAAGTGGTTACTTATTTTATACTTGCCATTCCAGGACGAGCAAAGGAAGTATCATTGAGAACAATAGATTTCGCTATAGAACTGGACCCTGATTATGCACAATTTATGTATATGGTTCTTTTACCTGGCACTGAACTTTACACTAATGCTATAAAAAATGGTATAATTCATGACTTTTATATGGATTTCGCAGTTCATCCAGGCAAGCATAATCTGAAGGCTTACTGGGAAAACCCTTTATCATACGAGGAAGCTATTAATCTTTTAAAGCTTGCGAATAAACGGTTTTATCTGCGTCCGTCCTATATATGGAAACAGCTTCGTAAGGTATCTTCATTAACCGAATTATTTAGGAAAGGTCATGCAGCCTTTGATATTTTTTCATATGCTCTTTTCAATAAATAA